From the Fibrobacter sp. UWB11 genome, one window contains:
- a CDS encoding electron transfer flavoprotein subunit alpha/FixB family protein, protein MNNVFVYCEIEGTTVVDVSLELLSKGRKLANTLGVQLECICAGKGLDGIEKQVFPYGVDKVHVFDAEGLFPYTTNPHASLVVNLFKEEQPQICLLGATVIGRDLGPRISSAMHSGLTADCTELEIDSFEMSIGGVKKFYENQLCQIRPAFGGNIVATIVNPEHRPQMATVREGVMKKEIVDPNYKGEVIKHDVAKYVPETEYVVKVLERHVEKAKHNLKGAPIVVAGGYGMGSKENFDMLFELAKELHAEVGASRAAVDAGFVDHDRQIGQTGVTVRPKVYIAFGISGQIQHLAGMQDSGIIISVNSDPEAPINAIADYVINGTVEEVLPKMIKYYKANNK, encoded by the coding sequence ATGAATAACGTATTTGTATATTGCGAAATTGAGGGAACCACCGTCGTTGACGTTTCCCTTGAACTGCTTTCTAAGGGTCGCAAGTTGGCCAACACTCTCGGCGTTCAGCTCGAGTGCATTTGCGCTGGCAAGGGCCTTGATGGCATTGAAAAACAGGTTTTCCCTTACGGTGTGGACAAGGTTCATGTGTTCGACGCCGAAGGCCTGTTCCCCTACACCACCAATCCGCACGCCTCTCTCGTGGTGAACCTCTTCAAGGAAGAACAGCCGCAAATTTGCTTGCTCGGTGCAACGGTTATCGGCCGTGACCTCGGCCCGCGCATCTCCAGCGCCATGCACAGCGGCCTTACCGCTGACTGTACCGAACTCGAAATCGACAGCTTCGAAATGAGCATCGGTGGCGTGAAGAAGTTCTACGAAAACCAGCTCTGCCAGATCCGTCCGGCATTCGGCGGTAACATCGTCGCAACGATTGTGAACCCGGAACACCGCCCGCAGATGGCAACCGTCCGCGAAGGCGTGATGAAGAAGGAAATCGTGGACCCGAACTACAAGGGCGAAGTCATCAAGCACGACGTGGCCAAGTACGTTCCGGAAACGGAATACGTGGTCAAGGTGCTTGAACGCCATGTGGAAAAGGCCAAGCACAACCTCAAGGGCGCTCCGATTGTGGTCGCCGGTGGTTACGGCATGGGCTCCAAGGAAAACTTCGACATGCTGTTCGAACTTGCCAAGGAACTCCACGCTGAAGTCGGTGCTAGCCGCGCCGCTGTGGATGCAGGTTTCGTCGATCATGACCGTCAGATCGGTCAGACTGGCGTGACGGTCCGCCCGAAGGTCTATATCGCTTTCGGTATTTCCGGCCAAATCCAGCACCTCGCTGGTATGCAGGATTCAGGTATCATCATCTCCGTGAACTCCGACCCCGAAGCTCCGATCAACGCTATCGCTGATTACGTGATCAACGGCACCGTCGAAGAAGTTCTCCCGAAGATGATCAAGTATTACAAGGCAAACAACAAGTAA
- a CDS encoding acyl-CoA dehydrogenase family protein: protein MANFYTDHPEIKFNLESSPLMQRIVELKENGFADKDNFDYAPEDFADAMDNYNRVLEVAGDITANTVFPNSEDVDAEGPHCENGRVRYASKTYENLEATRKAGLNGVTMPRRFGGLNFPITAYTAINEMIASADAGFENIWSLQDCIETLYEFGDEDQRSRFIPRICAGETMSMDLTEPDAGSDLQRVMLKATYSEADKCWYLNGVKRFITNGDSDIHLVLARSEEGTHDGRGLSMFIYDKRDGGVDVRRIENKLGIHGSPTCELVYKNAKAELCGRRKFGLIKYVMALMNGARLGIAAQSVGISQMAYNEALAYAKDRKQFGQAIVNFPAVYEMISNIKARLDAGRALLYQTARYVDIYKCLEDIERTRKLTDDEKKELKLYQKLASACTPLAKGMNSEYANQNSYDCIQVHGGSGYMLEYACQRLYRDARITSIYEGTTQLQTVAALPHITTGSYGLMLEELEAMDVRPEYESLKARAKAMDEKYNEAIEYVKSVENNEFTDLCSRHLYELAANCVMTQLLLRDATKAPELFDKSMKVYLNLAEAEVAKHYNFVKSLRVESLESYKQA from the coding sequence ATGGCAAATTTCTACACAGATCACCCCGAGATTAAATTCAACCTCGAAAGCAGCCCCTTGATGCAGCGCATTGTCGAACTCAAGGAAAACGGCTTTGCTGACAAGGACAATTTCGACTATGCGCCGGAAGATTTTGCCGACGCTATGGACAACTACAACCGCGTGCTCGAAGTCGCAGGCGACATCACCGCAAACACGGTCTTCCCGAACTCCGAAGACGTGGATGCCGAAGGCCCGCACTGCGAAAACGGCCGCGTCCGCTACGCATCCAAGACCTACGAAAACCTTGAAGCCACCCGCAAGGCTGGCCTCAACGGTGTCACGATGCCGCGCCGCTTTGGCGGCCTCAACTTCCCGATTACCGCCTACACGGCCATCAACGAAATGATTGCCTCTGCAGACGCCGGTTTCGAGAACATCTGGTCCCTCCAGGACTGCATTGAAACGCTCTATGAATTCGGCGACGAAGACCAGCGTTCCCGTTTCATCCCGCGCATCTGCGCCGGCGAAACGATGTCCATGGACTTGACCGAGCCCGATGCAGGTTCTGACTTGCAGCGCGTGATGCTCAAGGCCACCTACAGCGAAGCTGACAAGTGCTGGTACTTGAACGGCGTGAAGCGCTTCATCACGAACGGCGACTCCGACATTCACCTGGTGCTCGCCCGCTCCGAAGAAGGCACGCACGATGGTCGTGGTCTTTCCATGTTCATTTACGACAAGCGTGACGGTGGCGTTGATGTTCGCCGCATCGAAAACAAGCTCGGTATTCACGGAAGCCCGACTTGCGAACTTGTCTACAAGAACGCCAAGGCTGAACTCTGCGGCCGCCGCAAGTTCGGTCTCATCAAGTACGTGATGGCCCTCATGAACGGCGCACGCCTCGGCATTGCCGCTCAGTCTGTGGGTATCAGCCAGATGGCTTACAACGAAGCTCTCGCCTACGCCAAGGACCGTAAGCAGTTCGGTCAGGCTATCGTGAACTTTCCGGCCGTCTACGAAATGATCTCGAACATCAAGGCTCGCCTCGATGCAGGTCGCGCCCTCTTGTACCAGACAGCTCGTTACGTCGACATTTACAAGTGCCTCGAAGACATCGAACGCACGCGCAAGCTCACCGACGACGAAAAGAAGGAACTCAAGCTTTACCAGAAGCTCGCTTCCGCTTGCACGCCGCTCGCCAAGGGCATGAACTCCGAATACGCAAACCAGAACAGCTACGACTGTATCCAGGTTCACGGCGGTTCGGGCTACATGCTTGAATACGCTTGCCAGCGCCTCTACCGCGACGCTCGTATCACCTCCATTTACGAAGGTACGACGCAGCTCCAGACGGTTGCAGCACTCCCGCACATCACCACCGGCAGCTACGGTCTCATGCTCGAAGAACTCGAAGCTATGGACGTTCGCCCGGAATACGAAAGCCTCAAGGCCCGCGCCAAGGCAATGGACGAAAAGTACAACGAAGCTATTGAGTACGTGAAGTCCGTTGAAAACAACGAATTCACCGACCTCTGCAGCCGTCACTTGTACGAACTCGCCGCCAACTGCGTGATGACCCAGTTGCTCCTCCGCGACGCCACCAAGGCACCGGAACTGTTCGACAAGAGCATGAAGGTGTATTTGAACCTCGCCGAAGCCGAAGTCGCAAAGCACTACAACTTTGTGAAGAGCCTCCGCGTGGAATCGCTCGAAAGCTACAAGCAGGCTTAA
- a CDS encoding FISUMP domain-containing protein, with protein MKIACVFWLVGVFCFVACGNDSNANVTASQTNNSVCIEGSQTDIDGTRYICRNDVFVPLQNNLPTCSVGSVMQDPQGNAYTCQNGNWQLMDPFSFSYSSIATSYSSSSIISNQISSSTVMSSAFESSYCYYLTKNHDCIPVSTIFSKVVNKNGESVYDRKSNTLKDLRDNQVYKTVTIGSQIWMAENLKLDYDYGTAKSFCFNYISDSCESLGHLYTYSAAIDSAGIFSSQTAGCGSGVAKCVSTLIVDTIEIRGICPKGWHVPSLNEWSTLVKVAGGGAADGGVESYAAGSIALKSKNGWIDNGNGSDKFGFNVKPSGFKYSFNDWGTFEPFDYYGERAEFWTTYRQTKWNTETASFNAKDVSQTSNSYFTFSVTMTDDNGVSLRCLKNKD; from the coding sequence ATGAAGATAGCGTGTGTCTTTTGGTTGGTTGGAGTTTTCTGTTTCGTTGCGTGCGGCAATGATTCCAACGCTAATGTAACTGCTTCGCAAACAAATAATTCAGTATGCATTGAAGGCTCTCAGACAGATATTGATGGAACCAGATATATATGTCGTAATGACGTATTCGTTCCATTGCAAAATAATTTGCCTACTTGTTCTGTGGGAAGTGTTATGCAAGATCCACAGGGGAATGCTTATACCTGTCAAAATGGAAATTGGCAGTTGATGGATCCTTTTTCTTTTAGTTACAGTTCAATTGCTACTTCCTATTCATCATCATCAATTATTTCTAATCAAATTTCTAGTAGTACTGTAATGAGTAGTGCATTCGAATCTTCATATTGCTACTATCTAACGAAAAATCATGATTGCATTCCTGTTTCAACTATTTTTTCTAAAGTGGTAAATAAAAATGGAGAGAGTGTTTATGATAGAAAAAGTAATACCCTCAAGGATTTAAGGGATAATCAGGTGTACAAGACTGTAACAATTGGCAGCCAAATTTGGATGGCGGAAAACTTGAAATTGGATTATGATTATGGCACTGCTAAGAGTTTTTGTTTTAATTACATATCTGATAGTTGTGAATCATTAGGACATCTATATACATATTCGGCTGCTATTGATAGTGCGGGTATATTTAGTTCTCAGACTGCGGGGTGTGGAAGTGGGGTTGCTAAATGTGTATCAACATTGATTGTTGATACAATAGAAATACGTGGAATATGCCCCAAAGGATGGCATGTTCCTAGCTTAAACGAATGGTCTACACTTGTAAAAGTTGCGGGAGGTGGGGCGGCAGATGGTGGTGTGGAAAGCTATGCCGCTGGATCTATTGCTTTGAAATCGAAAAATGGTTGGATTGATAATGGAAATGGAAGTGATAAATTTGGATTTAATGTCAAACCATCGGGCTTTAAATACAGCTTTAATGACTGGGGTACTTTTGAACCATTTGATTATTATGGTGAACGGGCTGAGTTTTGGACGACCTATCGTCAAACAAAGTGGAATACAGAAACTGCGAGTTTTAATGCCAAAGATGTTTCGCAAACATCGAATTCGTATTTTACTTTTTCCGTTACAATGACTGATGATAATGGAGTGTCGTTGCGTTGCTTAAAAAATAAAGATTGA
- a CDS encoding Abi family protein: MEIKKATTYREQAEKIEQRGCCIESVDDAVRCLESINYYRLSAYFLPFRKQDGSYNAGTSFSRIVQIYEFDRLLRRSLFSALEEIEISMRARLAYFHAHKYGPTGYLIESNFSPSHKHQRFLETFNREVEHSSNVLFVKHHQDCYDGVFPIWVAVELFSFGMLSYFYADLVLADQKLFACQYYKTIPKNLKSWLRCTTDLRNICAHYGRLYYRIFSAIPANIEEVEEKDERSLWAAFLAVRNLYPNPQKWNEEFLPSIKELFEKYSSAIQLEHISFPEDWAEKAIAKEE, translated from the coding sequence ATGGAAATCAAAAAGGCGACAACGTATAGGGAGCAGGCTGAAAAGATCGAACAACGTGGATGTTGTATCGAAAGTGTGGATGATGCTGTTCGATGCCTTGAGTCCATAAATTATTATAGGTTGTCTGCATATTTCCTACCGTTTAGAAAACAAGATGGTTCCTATAATGCAGGGACGAGTTTTTCAAGAATTGTGCAGATATACGAATTCGACCGATTGTTGAGACGGTCGCTTTTCTCGGCTCTTGAAGAGATTGAAATTTCTATGAGGGCGAGACTTGCGTATTTCCATGCGCATAAATATGGTCCGACGGGTTATTTGATTGAATCGAATTTTTCTCCGTCGCATAAACACCAAAGATTCTTAGAAACGTTCAATAGAGAAGTTGAACATAGTTCTAATGTTCTTTTTGTGAAGCATCATCAGGATTGCTATGATGGTGTGTTCCCCATTTGGGTGGCTGTGGAGTTGTTCTCGTTTGGCATGTTGTCCTATTTTTATGCAGACCTTGTTCTTGCAGATCAAAAGCTCTTTGCATGTCAGTATTATAAGACGATTCCGAAGAATCTAAAAAGCTGGCTAAGGTGTACGACTGACTTGCGTAATATCTGTGCCCATTACGGACGACTCTACTATAGGATTTTCTCTGCTATTCCTGCAAATATTGAGGAAGTCGAGGAAAAAGATGAACGCTCTCTTTGGGCGGCGTTCCTTGCTGTGCGAAATTTGTATCCGAATCCCCAAAAGTGGAACGAAGAATTTCTTCCGTCAATTAAAGAATTGTTTGAAAAGTATTCGTCTGCAATTCAGTTGGAACACATTTCGTTCCCGGAAGATTGGGCAGAAAAAGCGATTGCTAAGGAAGAATAA
- a CDS encoding cupin domain-containing protein, protein MELIKNYDIRVLCNPGVESAQLLTPDNSRSEKVSVTKVSVMPGAEQPRHKHYTSEQIWVAIAGRGVLLLADDKEVPFEAGDVVRFSEKEIHGLKNMGADIFEYICISTPPMNFAYAYMHER, encoded by the coding sequence ATGGAACTGATCAAAAACTACGACATTAGAGTCTTGTGCAATCCCGGTGTGGAATCGGCACAGTTGCTCACGCCCGACAACAGCAGGTCAGAAAAGGTTTCGGTCACGAAAGTTTCTGTGATGCCAGGTGCAGAGCAGCCTCGTCACAAGCACTACACGTCGGAACAGATCTGGGTAGCTATTGCTGGTCGCGGAGTTCTCTTGTTGGCAGACGACAAGGAAGTGCCGTTTGAAGCAGGCGATGTAGTCCGTTTTTCGGAAAAGGAAATTCACGGACTCAAGAACATGGGTGCCGATATTTTCGAATACATTTGCATCAGTACGCCACCGATGAATTTCGCATACGCGTACATGCACGAGAGATAA
- the rseP gene encoding RIP metalloprotease RseP, whose protein sequence is MNNLLMFVLGLLALSFLVTIHELGHFIVAKWNKVRVNTFSVGFGKKLFRYKKGETEYCISAIPFGGYVAMAGENPDSIEGNQPSQDDFLGKSVGARAAIAFAGPFVNIAFAFVLLIILYMVGVQEPDNKSLIIGFVAKNSSAEMAGIQPGDTITAINGKETQGWDDFREQIGVSLGANVMLEVHRGGEPLAIKVVPQELVIPAMDSTSDPIKMGIGDIGVYPRNRVIVRLPPKEGSAAEKAGILRGDTIFEINGEHISRYEDVVRLIDGSKGAEVSVTLMRGGEKVNVKMTPAYNEEFKRYIVGIQMGYVMFSETHLVRRGPIEAFEKTCATSWKMTTSIFRYFKRLFQGQVKVDAFSGPVSIVAVMGNVWMSGFQDFLMLLALISINLGVMNLLPLAITDGGLLMFLGIEKVRGKPLSLKTQSVIQNVAAAFFISFFVFITILDFGKISLFLK, encoded by the coding sequence TTGAACAATTTGTTGATGTTTGTCTTGGGGCTGTTGGCCCTGAGCTTCCTTGTGACCATTCATGAACTGGGCCATTTTATTGTTGCCAAGTGGAACAAGGTTAGGGTGAACACCTTCTCGGTTGGCTTTGGCAAAAAGCTTTTCCGCTACAAAAAAGGCGAAACGGAATACTGCATCTCTGCAATTCCCTTTGGCGGTTATGTGGCGATGGCCGGTGAAAATCCCGATAGCATCGAAGGCAATCAACCCTCGCAAGATGATTTTTTGGGCAAGTCCGTAGGGGCGCGTGCCGCAATTGCATTTGCGGGACCGTTTGTGAATATCGCTTTTGCGTTTGTTCTATTGATTATCCTTTATATGGTCGGTGTTCAGGAACCCGACAACAAGAGCCTTATCATTGGATTTGTGGCGAAGAATTCTTCTGCCGAAATGGCGGGCATCCAGCCGGGTGATACAATCACTGCAATCAATGGCAAGGAAACGCAAGGATGGGATGACTTTCGCGAACAAATTGGTGTAAGCCTTGGCGCAAATGTCATGCTCGAAGTGCATCGCGGTGGTGAACCGCTTGCAATCAAGGTTGTTCCGCAAGAACTTGTAATCCCGGCTATGGATTCGACATCCGATCCTATCAAAATGGGCATTGGCGATATCGGAGTCTATCCTCGCAATCGCGTTATCGTGCGCTTGCCGCCCAAGGAAGGCTCTGCTGCTGAAAAAGCTGGAATTTTGCGCGGTGATACTATTTTCGAAATCAACGGCGAACACATTTCTCGCTACGAAGATGTTGTCCGCTTGATAGATGGCTCCAAAGGAGCCGAAGTCAGTGTGACGCTCATGCGCGGTGGCGAAAAAGTCAACGTGAAAATGACTCCTGCCTACAACGAAGAATTCAAACGCTACATTGTCGGAATCCAGATGGGTTACGTGATGTTCAGCGAAACGCACCTTGTGCGCCGTGGACCGATTGAAGCGTTTGAAAAGACTTGCGCTACAAGCTGGAAAATGACCACGAGCATTTTCCGATACTTCAAACGCTTGTTCCAAGGACAAGTTAAAGTCGATGCGTTCTCGGGCCCGGTCTCCATTGTCGCCGTAATGGGAAACGTGTGGATGAGTGGTTTCCAGGATTTCTTGATGCTCCTCGCATTAATCAGCATTAACTTGGGTGTAATGAACTTGCTTCCGCTTGCAATTACGGACGGTGGCCTGCTCATGTTCCTTGGAATTGAAAAAGTACGCGGAAAACCGCTGAGTTTAAAAACTCAATCAGTTATTCAAAATGTTGCCGCAGCATTCTTCATCAGTTTCTTCGTGTTCATCACGATTCTGGACTTCGGCAAAATCTCGCTCTTCTTGAAATAA
- a CDS encoding glycoside hydrolase family 9 protein: protein MFVKNHAIKSVALAALVVVPAFAATAYINQIGYRPGDFKELALVEANGNVDFVNAAGQVVLSVTPKAASYWNASGQNVQLVDFSKLAEAGKYSIKVNGNVLRSDLVVKSQTYEEIVKASIKWFYYQRASMALEEQYAGKWARAAGHTNATAKLHNSTGASGTIQSSKGWYDAGDYGRYIVNSGITTYTLLSLYEHFPQYFKTLKWNIPAEGSLPDLLAEIKYNLDWMLTMQASDGGVYHKLTSLGFPGDVMPAQDNSELYVIGKSTAGTFDFAAVMAMASRIYKPFDATYASKCLEAAKKAYAWGQQNPSRNYLANPSDVSTGAYENDNPNDEKVLAGTELYITTGDASYKQSGSSEYVSYWGDVMGLATYEKATHQTQFGGDASEAKQKILGTADKFVNRAESGFGVVMDKDDFVWGSNAVASNQGVWLLHAYYLTGNQKYYKAAVKALDYLLGKNPLDMSFVTGYGTKSPKMPHHRPSTSDNVEDPIPGMLVGGPQPGGEDVGSAAEWKCADYRTGQAATAYTDQRCSYATNEVAINWNAPLAYLAGAIEAINAGYAPEFAAAGVAKQDVPASSSSTVSSSSSAPQSSSSAVVSSSSETAVSSSSVPSVSLSSSANVESSSSQGTIAIRVPVESNVVRSQQPRFRFDGHSLFVEKNGKRFDLKGQHIK from the coding sequence ATGTTTGTGAAAAATCATGCGATAAAGTCCGTTGCGCTTGCTGCGCTTGTTGTGGTTCCGGCTTTTGCTGCGACCGCTTACATCAACCAAATCGGTTACCGTCCAGGCGACTTCAAGGAACTAGCCCTTGTCGAAGCTAACGGCAATGTGGATTTTGTTAATGCGGCTGGCCAAGTAGTGCTTTCTGTCACGCCGAAGGCTGCATCTTACTGGAATGCGAGCGGTCAGAACGTCCAACTCGTCGATTTCTCCAAGCTCGCCGAAGCGGGCAAGTACAGCATCAAGGTGAACGGTAATGTGCTCCGTTCCGATCTCGTTGTGAAATCGCAAACCTACGAAGAAATAGTCAAGGCCTCCATCAAGTGGTTCTACTACCAGCGTGCCTCCATGGCTCTCGAAGAACAGTACGCAGGCAAGTGGGCTCGTGCCGCTGGTCACACGAACGCAACAGCAAAACTTCACAATTCTACCGGTGCCTCGGGTACAATCCAGTCGAGCAAGGGCTGGTACGATGCTGGTGACTATGGTCGCTATATCGTGAACTCGGGCATCACGACTTACACGCTTCTCTCTCTCTACGAACACTTCCCGCAGTATTTCAAGACGCTCAAGTGGAATATCCCGGCCGAAGGCTCCTTGCCGGATTTGCTTGCCGAAATCAAGTACAATCTCGATTGGATGCTCACCATGCAGGCTTCTGATGGCGGCGTTTATCACAAACTCACGTCTCTCGGTTTCCCGGGTGATGTAATGCCTGCTCAGGATAACTCCGAACTTTATGTTATCGGTAAGAGCACTGCTGGTACATTTGATTTTGCCGCAGTCATGGCTATGGCTTCCCGCATTTACAAGCCGTTCGATGCTACTTACGCTTCCAAGTGTCTCGAAGCTGCCAAGAAAGCTTATGCTTGGGGTCAGCAGAACCCGAGCCGTAACTATCTCGCCAATCCGTCGGACGTTTCGACGGGCGCCTACGAAAATGACAATCCGAATGATGAAAAGGTTCTCGCAGGTACGGAACTCTACATCACGACCGGCGATGCTTCTTACAAGCAGTCGGGCTCCTCGGAATACGTTTCGTATTGGGGTGATGTCATGGGCCTTGCCACTTACGAAAAAGCAACTCATCAAACTCAGTTTGGTGGCGATGCCAGCGAAGCAAAACAGAAAATTTTGGGTACTGCCGATAAGTTTGTCAACCGCGCCGAATCGGGTTTTGGCGTCGTGATGGACAAGGATGACTTTGTATGGGGATCCAATGCCGTTGCTTCCAATCAGGGTGTTTGGCTGTTGCATGCCTATTACCTCACGGGCAATCAAAAGTATTACAAGGCTGCCGTCAAGGCTCTCGATTACTTGCTCGGCAAGAATCCTCTCGACATGTCTTTTGTGACAGGTTACGGCACCAAGTCTCCGAAAATGCCGCACCACCGTCCGAGTACTTCTGATAATGTAGAAGACCCGATTCCGGGAATGCTCGTGGGTGGCCCACAGCCGGGCGGCGAAGACGTTGGCTCTGCTGCCGAATGGAAGTGTGCAGATTACCGTACAGGTCAGGCCGCTACCGCTTACACCGATCAGCGTTGCAGCTATGCCACAAATGAAGTTGCCATTAACTGGAACGCTCCGCTTGCGTATCTCGCTGGTGCAATCGAAGCCATCAATGCTGGCTATGCTCCGGAATTTGCTGCCGCAGGCGTTGCAAAACAGGATGTACCGGCTTCTAGCTCTTCTACGGTTTCTTCTTCTTCGAGTGCTCCGCAGAGTTCGTCTTCGGCAGTTGTGTCTAGTTCTTCCGAAACCGCCGTGAGCTCTTCTTCTGTTCCGAGCGTTTCCTTAAGCTCTTCTGCAAACGTAGAATCCTCCAGCTCGCAGGGGACGATTGCAATCCGCGTGCCTGTTGAATCTAATGTCGTTCGCTCTCAGCAACCGCGTTTCCGTTTCGATGGTCACTCTCTCTTCGTCGAAAAGAACGGCAAACGCTTTGACTTGAAGGGACAACACATCAAGTAA
- a CDS encoding glycoside hydrolase family 9 protein, with protein sequence MSVKFGLKQFIPLAATVLSLATAATAATAYINQVGYRTSDPKEFALTEGSGDIEIVDAAGQTVLKVTPKAASYWNPGAVNVQLVDISELKTPGVYSIKQGGQVLRSDLKVADKVFEDVAKASLKWYYYQRASMALEETYAGQWKRDAGHTNATVNLHKSTGASGTIESSKGWYDAGDYGRYIVNSGITTYTLLSLYEHFPDYFKTFKWNIPAEGTLPDLLAEIKYNLDWMLTMQAADGMVYHKLSTLQFPGDVMPAKDTDKLYVIGKGTAATLDFAGVMAAAYRVYKPFDATYATTCLEAAKKAYAWALQNPNVAFYNPVDVATGSYSDGEFSDEKAFAGMELFLSTGDASYKPTIDANKTSIVPAWPEMYGLAVYGAATHPTEAGVDAETAKSMLLSYANEFAFAASSGFGVVMSNEDFVWGSNAVAGNQGVFLLYAYYLTGEQKYYEAAKKVVDYLLGKNPLDMSFLTGFGTKSPKLPHHRPSTADKITEPIPGMLVGGPQPGGEDIGSKSWECKDYTTGVPATSYIDDRCSYATNEVAINWNAPFAYIAGALEALNAGFAPSFAVPGVAKGGTSSIKPVVSRHRVSVDNAPRLRFDDQKVFIEKSGKRFDLKGHRF encoded by the coding sequence ATGTCGGTCAAATTTGGCTTGAAACAGTTTATCCCTCTCGCGGCGACGGTACTTTCGCTCGCTACGGCTGCGACCGCCGCGACCGCTTACATCAACCAAGTCGGTTATCGTACTTCGGATCCGAAGGAATTTGCCTTGACCGAAGGAAGTGGCGATATCGAAATTGTAGATGCCGCTGGTCAGACCGTCCTCAAGGTCACTCCGAAGGCCGCTTCTTATTGGAATCCGGGTGCAGTGAATGTGCAGCTGGTAGATATTTCCGAATTGAAAACACCGGGTGTCTATAGCATTAAGCAGGGCGGCCAAGTTCTTCGTTCAGACTTGAAAGTTGCAGACAAAGTTTTTGAAGATGTCGCCAAGGCTTCGCTCAAGTGGTACTATTACCAGCGTGCCTCCATGGCTTTGGAGGAAACGTATGCCGGCCAGTGGAAACGCGATGCAGGCCACACGAATGCGACCGTGAATCTCCATAAATCTACGGGTGCTTCGGGTACGATCGAATCGAGTAAGGGCTGGTACGATGCTGGTGACTATGGTCGCTATATCGTGAACTCGGGCATTACTACATACACGCTCCTTTCACTTTACGAACACTTTCCGGATTATTTCAAGACTTTCAAATGGAATATCCCGGCCGAAGGAACTCTCCCGGATTTGCTTGCCGAAATCAAGTACAATCTTGACTGGATGCTCACCATGCAGGCCGCTGACGGTATGGTTTACCACAAGCTTTCGACTCTCCAGTTCCCGGGCGATGTGATGCCGGCCAAGGATACCGATAAACTTTATGTTATCGGTAAAGGTACTGCTGCAACGCTTGATTTTGCTGGTGTGATGGCTGCTGCATATCGTGTGTATAAACCGTTTGATGCCACATACGCAACAACTTGCCTTGAAGCCGCCAAGAAGGCTTATGCCTGGGCGCTCCAGAATCCGAATGTTGCATTCTACAATCCGGTCGATGTTGCAACAGGTTCTTATAGCGATGGCGAATTCTCCGATGAAAAGGCTTTTGCCGGTATGGAATTGTTCCTTTCTACGGGAGATGCTTCGTACAAGCCGACTATCGATGCTAACAAGACAAGCATTGTTCCGGCATGGCCCGAAATGTACGGCCTTGCTGTTTATGGTGCCGCAACTCACCCGACCGAAGCTGGTGTCGATGCCGAAACCGCTAAGTCGATGCTTTTGAGCTATGCAAATGAATTTGCCTTTGCCGCTTCGAGTGGCTTTGGCGTTGTAATGTCGAACGAAGACTTTGTCTGGGGCTCCAACGCTGTGGCGGGTAACCAAGGCGTGTTCCTCCTTTATGCCTACTACCTTACTGGCGAACAGAAGTATTACGAAGCTGCTAAAAAAGTCGTTGACTATTTGCTCGGCAAGAATCCGCTTGATATGTCTTTCTTGACAGGCTTTGGAACAAAGTCGCCGAAACTTCCGCATCATCGTCCGAGTACTGCGGATAAAATAACGGAACCGATTCCGGGTATGCTTGTGGGTGGCCCGCAGCCGGGTGGTGAAGATATTGGCTCCAAGTCTTGGGAATGTAAGGATTACACGACTGGTGTTCCTGCAACATCTTATATCGATGACCGTTGCAGCTATGCGACGAACGAAGTCGCTATCAACTGGAACGCTCCTTTTGCTTACATTGCTGGCGCCCTTGAAGCTTTGAATGCTGGCTTTGCTCCGTCTTTTGCGGTTCCTGGTGTTGCAAAGGGTGGTACATCGTCCATCAAGCCGGTTGTATCGAGGCATCGTGTGTCTGTTGATAATGCTCCGCGTCTCCGTTTTGATGATCAGAAGGTGTTCATCGAAAAGAGCGGCAAGCGCTTTGACCTCAAGGGTCATCGTTTCTAA